GAATTTCCACGGCCTGGCGCAGCATCCAGTAGGCATCCGCTACCGTGGCCGGAGTCATGACGTGCAGGCCCGGATAATGGGCGAACAAAGCCTCCAGGCTCTGGCTGTGGAAAGGGCCGGTGCCGGGGGTTCCCCCGCAGGGCAGGCGCACCGTAATGTTGGCGGGAACGCCCGTGCGGTAGTAATGGGTGGCCGCCATGTTGACAATCTGGTTGAAAGCGATCGTGCTGAAATCGGCAAACTGTATTTCCATAATGGGCTTCTTGCCCATGACGGCGGCCCCGGTCACCATGCCGGCCATGGCGTCCTCACTGATGGGGGAGTCAATGACCCGGTCCGGGAACAGCTCCTTGAGGCCCTTGGTCGCTTTGAAAGCGCCGCCGAAAACGCCTATGTCCTGCCCGTACAGAAAGACGTCCCTGTCTTCCGTAAGCAGGTCTTTCTGGGCGTCGTGGATGGCATCAATGTATGTTACGCTCATGGGAATCTTCCGTTTGCTGGCTTAATAAGGTCTCCATACCGTGGCGTTCCAGTCTTCCCGGAAGGGGTCCGGCTCCGGTTCCCGCTGCGCGGTGGCTACGGCCAGCTGGACTTCGTCGGCATACTGTTTTTTCAGAGCCGCCGTTTCTTCCGGCGTGAGCCAGCCGGCTGCCAGCAGCTGCCGTTCCGCGACCGCCACGGGGTCTTTTTTTTCATATTCCTCTTTCAGCTCCCTGGGGATGTAGGAGGCGTCGTCATGCTCCCCGTGCCCGCACATGCGGAGGGTCTTGGCAAGCACCCACTGGGGCCCCCGGCCTTCCCTCGCGTTCTTGACGGCGGCCCGGAAGGTTTCCAGCGTGGCCATGAAGTCCGTGCCGTCCGTTTCATGCACGGTGAATCCGTAGCCGCGGCCCCTGTCCGCCAGGGAGGCTTCTCCGAATTCCCTGATATTGGGAGTAGAGTAGGCAAATTGATTATTGGTCACCACGAGCACCAGCGGCAGCCGCTCCACCTTCGCCATATTGGCGGCTTCATGGAAAGCTCCTGTGGACGTGGTGCCGTCTCCGCAGAAAGCCACTCCCACGGGGCCGGGCAGTTTGCCGTCCAGGCGCTTGGCGAAAAGGCAGCCGATGACGAAAGCCACCGTGCTGCCCAGATGGCTGATGGGAGCCATATAGCCTTCCGCGGGCAGGCCCCGGTGGACATTGCCGTCCCGCCCTTTCATGCATCCCAGGGCGGAACCCAGGTAGGCGCGCGCCGCTTCAATAATCGGTTCCCCCCAGGCGACGCGTGCCGCCTGTTCCCGGATGAACGGGGCGATGACATCGTAGCCGGCAGTCAGAAAGACGCCTCCGCACGCGGCAATCGCTTCATGCCCGCGGCCCAGATAAACGCCCCCCGTAATTTTGCCCGCTTTGTAAAGGCTGGAAATTTTGGTGTCGAAGGCCCGCGCCAGCAACATGGCCTTGAAAGCCCTGACGGCATTTTCCTTTAAGTCCGGTTGTGTAGTGTCGCAATGTGCCACCCCATTATTCTATATGCTGCATAAGGAAATGCAATGCCATTTCATGAAACTGCCTGAGACTTTATGTCCGCGGGAGCGGGGCCGCGCCGCAGGGCGGTCCCGGGCCGCCGGAAGCGCTTTTGCGTCTTCTGTTCCCGCCGCGGAAAACTTTTCGCGAACGCCGCCGGAACAGGGGGGCGGAGCGCGCTTATTTTCCCCATGGCAGGGGCCGTGAAAGGCTCCTGCCGCCTTGTTGCGGCAGGAGTTCCCGCATGCCGTGCATGAGGGGCATTGACGATGCGTATTTCGAATCCGCTGTTCACGCTGCGGTTTGACAGGAAAAGTCTTAGAAAATATCCCGCTTATCCCAAAATATGTCCTCAGTGAAACGGCAGGCGCGCGTTACCCCCGGAGAACAGCGGCGGCCAGTATCCGAAGGATCATGAGAGACAAATGCAATTTTTTTATTATCAATACATTTCTCATTCACACAGAACACGCGTTTTCCATGACGGCACAAAAAATGCATATCCTACTAAAATAATAGGATTGACAGCGGATTCGAAATCCGCTATTTAGCGGGCCTTCCAATATTAATGATTCTTTTTAAAAGATATGAGACTTATTCTTCCATTGCCGTTGCGCCGCTTCCTGCTGGGTCGTCTTCTGTTTTCCGTAACGCTGGCGACTGCCGCTTCCGGGGCGGAATTCGTGGTGGACGCCGCCCAGGCAACCAACCCGGGGCAGCATGTGTATAACACGCTTCAGGAACTGGCTGCTTCCGGAACGCTGTCTTCCGGGGATACCGTCATTCTGCACAATGACGATTCCTCGCTGACTGGCGGTCTGACGGTAGCCGTTAATTTCCGGTCCAATGATCCGGATACTTTCCGCACCATCGATTTGGCAAAATTGGGGGGAGGGGACTGTTTATATAGATTCAACTTCAATCCCTTTAGGCCCGACTCTTCTGGAGATCCCGATATGTCAGGAGTTCTTGACGTGAACGGAGTTGGCACTTTAATGCTGGATTCTATCATTCTGAGTAATGGTCGTGGCCTACAGATGGATGAGTACGCCCTTGCTACAAAAATAATAGGCGATATTCAATTTAAGAATTCTTCTGGGAGAGCCGCCATCTATGCCGAAAATGTCGTTTACGACGTCAATGCCAGCCTCAGAAGAGCTATCTCCCTGACATTGGAAGATAACACAGTTTTCTCCAATAATGATCGTGCTATAAAGATTTGTGATACAAGAATCGCAATAGGAGATAACGCCATATTCTCCGGTAATAGGGACGATACTGAAAAAGATGGCGGAGGTGCGATTTGGTGCAGAAATGGAGGTATCATCATAGGGGATAACGCCCTCTTCTCCGGCAATTATGTTGACATGGATTCACGAAACTCCTGGGGTGGAGTATTTTTAGATGACATGGGCGGAAGTACAATAACTGTAGGGGAGAATGCCCTTTTTATCGGCAACTATGTTTCTTCTAACTCCGACTGTGCTACTGGTGGTGTGATGTGGGTCAGGAAGTATGGATTGTACGACAATGTTAAAGATACTGGGGCGATATCCATGGGAGCCAATGCTACATTCATCAATAATTATGCATTCAGTGATTCCGGCAATGCTCTTGGGGGTGTCATTTACTCTGACGCGGATATCTCTTTCAGCGACGGGGCAACTTTCATCAACAACTATGCCAAGACCTCAGGAGGAGCCATAGAATTAGGAGGGAAACTCGACCTTTTCGCCCTGACGAAGGACGTGCTTTTCAGCGGCAACATGACCGGGGGTGTTTTCACCCGCCATGACGACGGCAGCTTCTCCGTGAAAAACGGCATCGCCAATGCTATTTCCATGTCCGATTACTTGACTATTTCAGAACAGGTTGCTCCTGTGCCTACGCTGACATTTGCCGCGGAAGAGGGGCGTGAAATCCGCTTCAACGACCCGATTACCAGCCGGAATGAACACTCCGACCGTCCACTTACTCTCACGCTCAACCGTTACACGGATGAGGAAGGGAAGGTTCACGACACAAACGGAACCATCATCTTCAGCGGCGAACTCTACCAGGGGGATGAAGCCCACCTCGCCGCCAGCCGGTACAACAACTTCGTGGCCGACACCACCCTCTATGGCGGCTCCCTCCTGCTGAGCGGCAACGCCGTCTTCGGCAGGAATATCGAGGACATCATTAACGACCAAGGCTCCTCCCTGACGGTACGGCAGGGCACGCTGGAAATCACCGGAGGAAGCACGGCCAACGCCACCTCCTTCTCCCTCTCCGGCAGGGACGCCGTGCTGCGCCCCGGAGACAGCGCCTTCATCAACGCCAACACCGCCGACTTCTCCCGCGGCTTCACCTTCGACATGCGCCACCAGCTCCAGGCCGGGCCGGACTTCGGCCCGGGCCTGACGCTCTCCGCGGCTCAATCCTTCACGGCCGGAGGCCTTATCGGCGTGGCGGACACGGGCTCCAACGCCCCGTACTTCTACGCGGACCGCTCCTGGAAACAGGACCGCGTCTTCCACGTGCTGACAGACGCGGAACACACCCTTCAGGGAAACTTTGACGGGGTCGTCTCCCAGGCCACGGGAACGGACCGGGTGGACTCCCCCTACTCCTACACGGGAACCTGGAGCCACCGGTGGACGGACGCCGACGGAGACGGCTATGCCGAACAGCTCCAGCTGGTCTGGAAGGCGGACGGAACCCCCATCAGCAGCATTGACCCGGAACTGGCCGGTGAGCTGGCCTTCAACTCCCTCTGGAGCTCGGCCTCCAACGCGGCGGCCCTGGGCGGCAATGTCCTTTCCCGCCTGAACGCCTTCCGCCTGGCCGACAAGCATGCGCACGACCTCTGGGGCATGGGCCTGGGAGACTTCGCCCGGCAGCGCAGCCGGGGAGGCGTGGACGGCTACGACTACAACGGAGGCGGCTACTCCGTGGGGGCGGACAGCGGGTTCGGCCATGACAACGGCATCTGGGGGATCGCCTTCGGCCAGCTCTACGGGCATGCCAAAAGCCGGGACTTCCAGGGCCGGAACACGCAGGACACCCGGATGGGCTCCCTGTACTGGGGCCGTCTGCTGGAAGAAAGCAGCAGGCGCGCCCGCTGGACCTTCAAGGGAAGCCTCACGTGGGCGGAGACGCAC
This region of Akkermansia muciniphila genomic DNA includes:
- a CDS encoding thiamine pyrophosphate-dependent dehydrogenase E1 component subunit alpha, whose product is MAHCDTTQPDLKENAVRAFKAMLLARAFDTKISSLYKAGKITGGVYLGRGHEAIAACGGVFLTAGYDVIAPFIREQAARVAWGEPIIEAARAYLGSALGCMKGRDGNVHRGLPAEGYMAPISHLGSTVAFVIGCLFAKRLDGKLPGPVGVAFCGDGTTSTGAFHEAANMAKVERLPLVLVVTNNQFAYSTPNIREFGEASLADRGRGYGFTVHETDGTDFMATLETFRAAVKNAREGRGPQWVLAKTLRMCGHGEHDDASYIPRELKEEYEKKDPVAVAERQLLAAGWLTPEETAALKKQYADEVQLAVATAQREPEPDPFREDWNATVWRPY
- a CDS encoding autotransporter outer membrane beta-barrel domain-containing protein is translated as MRLILPLPLRRFLLGRLLFSVTLATAASGAEFVVDAAQATNPGQHVYNTLQELAASGTLSSGDTVILHNDDSSLTGGLTVAVNFRSNDPDTFRTIDLAKLGGGDCLYRFNFNPFRPDSSGDPDMSGVLDVNGVGTLMLDSIILSNGRGLQMDEYALATKIIGDIQFKNSSGRAAIYAENVVYDVNASLRRAISLTLEDNTVFSNNDRAIKICDTRIAIGDNAIFSGNRDDTEKDGGGAIWCRNGGIIIGDNALFSGNYVDMDSRNSWGGVFLDDMGGSTITVGENALFIGNYVSSNSDCATGGVMWVRKYGLYDNVKDTGAISMGANATFINNYAFSDSGNALGGVIYSDADISFSDGATFINNYAKTSGGAIELGGKLDLFALTKDVLFSGNMTGGVFTRHDDGSFSVKNGIANAISMSDYLTISEQVAPVPTLTFAAEEGREIRFNDPITSRNEHSDRPLTLTLNRYTDEEGKVHDTNGTIIFSGELYQGDEAHLAASRYNNFVADTTLYGGSLLLSGNAVFGRNIEDIINDQGSSLTVRQGTLEITGGSTANATSFSLSGRDAVLRPGDSAFINANTADFSRGFTFDMRHQLQAGPDFGPGLTLSAAQSFTAGGLIGVADTGSNAPYFYADRSWKQDRVFHVLTDAEHTLQGNFDGVVSQATGTDRVDSPYSYTGTWSHRWTDADGDGYAEQLQLVWKADGTPISSIDPELAGELAFNSLWSSASNAAALGGNVLSRLNAFRLADKHAHDLWGMGLGDFARQRSRGGVDGYDYNGGGYSVGADSGFGHDNGIWGIAFGQLYGHAKSRDFQGRNTQDTRMGSLYWGRLLEESSRRARWTFKGSLTWAETHNKMNSRLGGAPASTAKWNNETWLAQAEVSRTADYAGGWRLTPFLRVEFTHGTQDAFREQGGYGRDFGGATLKRLSIPVGLEIGRTDEWKGRPWAQALRVSYVGDVLQDAPEGTVYSPYSDMSWRGRAVSPERHGLRAEYNTSLQCNERWSVYGGYSLEARGNSLYHRVNAGVARSF